In Candidatus Acidulodesulfobacterium acidiphilum, the following are encoded in one genomic region:
- a CDS encoding divalent metal cation transporter, which yields MKDIYKEKLDNLPVDIKLRAADRLKIHLMRQKYGYFSRLCLLMALIGPGILVMIADNDAGGVMTYAQTGSIFGIGFFIPFMIIMLPVAYIVQEMTVRLGAVTHRGHAEMIWKRYGKFWGAFSLIDLIIANVLTLITEFIGITIGMRVFGVPPLISSAAAVIIIASIQLFLRYWAWEWISLSIAAFNLIFVPLVFFVPHLHWGAVARSFGTWHIPGGVTSLFIYVVLANLGTTIAPWMLFFQQSSVVDKGLTVKDIRDGQLDTFIGSVFMVIVAIAIILITAGTVYGMTNTPNLDIQTILSAISSKMGPLAMRLFALGLVEAGLIAAIAISASTSWAMGEAFGWPKSINMPPLQGWKFYLPGIISLLIAGSIVLIPNAPLGFLNLTVQVVATIFMPAAMMFLLLLLNDKEIMGVHINKPWQNISAFTIVGFLIIMNFLYGLTVVFPHLLG from the coding sequence ATGAAAGATATTTACAAAGAAAAACTCGACAATCTTCCTGTAGATATTAAACTTAGAGCGGCAGACAGGCTTAAAATCCATCTTATGAGGCAAAAATACGGGTATTTTTCCCGTTTGTGCCTTTTAATGGCGCTTATCGGTCCAGGAATACTCGTTATGATCGCCGACAACGATGCCGGCGGCGTTATGACTTATGCTCAGACCGGTTCAATATTCGGAATAGGTTTTTTTATTCCGTTTATGATAATAATGCTGCCGGTAGCTTATATTGTACAGGAGATGACCGTTAGGCTGGGTGCCGTAACTCACAGAGGGCATGCCGAAATGATATGGAAAAGATACGGAAAGTTCTGGGGGGCTTTTTCTTTAATAGACCTTATCATAGCAAACGTATTGACGCTGATAACGGAGTTTATAGGCATAACTATAGGTATGCGCGTTTTTGGAGTTCCGCCGCTTATTTCTTCGGCAGCGGCCGTTATTATTATAGCTTCCATTCAGCTTTTTTTACGTTATTGGGCATGGGAGTGGATTAGTTTAAGTATAGCAGCGTTTAACCTTATATTCGTTCCCTTAGTTTTTTTTGTTCCTCATTTGCACTGGGGAGCGGTTGCGAGAAGTTTTGGAACATGGCATATACCCGGAGGCGTTACCTCGCTTTTTATATATGTAGTTCTTGCAAACTTAGGCACTACTATAGCTCCATGGATGCTTTTTTTCCAGCAGTCTTCCGTAGTAGATAAAGGCCTTACGGTCAAAGATATAAGGGACGGACAGTTAGACACGTTTATAGGTTCCGTATTTATGGTAATAGTCGCTATAGCCATTATACTTATTACGGCGGGAACCGTTTACGGTATGACTAATACGCCTAATTTAGACATACAAACCATTCTTTCGGCAATCTCTTCAAAAATGGGACCTCTTGCTATGAGACTTTTTGCTCTTGGATTAGTAGAGGCCGGTCTTATAGCAGCTATAGCAATATCCGCAAGCACTTCCTGGGCTATGGGGGAAGCTTTCGGCTGGCCTAAAAGCATCAATATGCCGCCGCTTCAAGGCTGGAAATTTTATCTTCCCGGTATAATAAGCCTTTTGATCGCAGGAAGTATAGTTTTAATACCGAATGCGCCTTTAGGTTTTTTAAACTTAACAGTCCAGGTAGTTGCTACTATTTTTATGCCTGCGGCCATGATGTTTTTGCTTTTGCTTTTAAACGATAAGGAGATAATGGGCGTGCATATAAATAAACCATGGCAGAATATATCGGCGTTTACAATAGTCGGATTTTTAATAATAATGAACTTCTTGTATGGTTTAACGGTGGTATTCCCGCATTTATTAGGATGA